One window of the Eucalyptus grandis isolate ANBG69807.140 chromosome 8, ASM1654582v1, whole genome shotgun sequence genome contains the following:
- the LOC104414152 gene encoding ribose-phosphate pyrophosphokinase 4, with product MAAAPPLRIPLAKSLKPTSFSMSSSSSSASASAWREPFPSYKLGCSCRCEVKSFDHHHHSQSWTTVDRFPDLDPITILPAPSRSLAGPPASVAASARDSSGESSKKVCLFYCAETKPLAERVAARSDAIELRSINWRKFADGFPDLFIHNAHGIRGQHVAFLASFSSPGVIFEQLSIIYALPKLFVSSFTLVLPFFPTGTSERMEDEGDVATAFTLARILSNVPISRGGPTNLVIFDIHALPERFYFGDNILPCFESGIPLLKNRLQQLPDSDNISIAFPDDGSWKRFHKQLQHFPMIVCAKVREGDRRIVRLKEGNPKGRHVVIVDDLVQSGGTLVECQKLLAAHGAEKISAYVTHGIFPKRSWERFEHDNGGNPENGLTYFWITDSCPQTVNEVLNRPPFEVLSLAGSIAASLLI from the exons ATGGCAGCCGCGCCGCCGCTCCGAATTCCCCTCGCCAAGTCCCTCAAACCCACCTCCTTCTCcatgtcctcctcctcctcctccgcctccgcctccgcctggCGCGAGCCGTTTCCGAGCTACAAGCTCGGCTGCTCGTGCAGGTGCGAGGTCAAGAGCTttgaccaccaccaccactccCAGAGCTGGACCACCGTCGATCGCTTCCCGGACCTCGATCCGATCACCATCCTGCCCGCCCCGTCGCGCTCCCTGGCCGGCCCTCCGGCGTCGGTGGCGGCGAGCGCCCGCGACTCGTCCGGCGAGAGCTCGAAGAAGGTGTGCCTGTTCTACTGCGCGGAGACGAAGCCGCTCGCGGAGCGGGTCGCCGCTCGATCCGACGCCATCGAGCTCCGCAGCATCAACTGGAG GAAGTTTGCTGATGGGTTCCCCGACCTGTTCATACACAATGCTCACGGAATTCGGGGACAGCACGTTGCCTTTCTGGCCTCTTTCAGCTCCCCGGGCGTGATCTTCGAGCAGCTCTCCATCATTTACGCATTGCCGAAGCTGTTCGTCTCTTCCTTCACCCTCGTGCTGCCCTTCTTCCCGACGGGCACTTCCGAGCGCATGGAGGACGAGGGCGACGTCGCGACGGCTTTTACCCTCGCCAGGATCTTGTCCAACGTCCCAATCTCGAGGGGCGGGCCTACTAACTTAGTGATCTTCGACATCCATGCCTTGCCG GAAAGATTTTACTTTGGAGATAACATTTTACCATGTTTCGAGAGTGGGATACCATTGCTTAAGAATCGTCTCCAGCAGCTTCCGGACTCTGACAAT ATATCTATTGCTTTTCCGGATGATGGTTCATGGAAGAGGTTTCATAAGCAACTGCAGCATTTTCCAATG attgtATGCGCTAAAGTTCGGGAAGGTGACCGGCGAATAGTACGCCTTAAGGAGGGAAATCCCAAAGGACGTCATGTTGTCATTGTCGATGATTTGGTGCAGTCAGGTGGCACTCTAGTTGAATGCCAG AAATTGTTGGCTGCCCATGGAGCTGAAAAAATTAGTGCTTATGTGACACATGGGATTTTCCCCAAGAGGTCATGGGAGCGCTTTGAGCATGACAATGGAG GAAATCCAGAGAATGGCTTGACCTACTTTTGGATCACAGATTCATGCCCTCAAACTGTGAATGAAGTACTGAATAGACCACCATTTGAGGTTCTCAGCCTAGCTGGTTCTATAGCAGCTAGTCTGCTCATATAA
- the LOC104414153 gene encoding anthranilate phosphoribosyltransferase, whose amino-acid sequence MKALLGPHLSLSPASPAAAAATPRPSPPAAFPAARRDWWRGWSCPRRLAAAATASAGSATIGHSELPDSEVRNPSLSPSYRDARLRKPNQAVLEAQARVCTGPTQTRPLSEDQAFKVLDTILRSAKGELKNEEQVSKAQMGAFFAAMTIRANSFPEATQWSEGETRAMNTFWPMLVRVLPPDLIFIADPEGSILGVGSSIGPHYTGNDTSEMRLVGALREILAGGHLGYEEVQGVLKDVLPLKIKDNLSEGVSESLLSAFLIGQRMNRETDRELKAYCLAFDDELGPPPVADVRSLTHYGEPYDGNTRYFRNTLFVAAVRSCYGESCLLHGVEWMPPKGGITEEQMLKFMGANTSLSTLQAKALLEDEEAGFAYISQREARPSLYSLIGLREHIKKRPPLATSEKVQQYVRATGREAIVAGFYHEGYEEPLLMLMRRRGIQSGLVVKGEEGALSMTTRLRSASVSKGLPVNYCSGFRSLSTASALEVDGVSRESFSLEVNAKDYGFEPSDTPRTDRSISRNIELGLAALRGEKGPAYDRIVLNAGMVDHLLGCEGAEDISVALERAREAIDSGKALKKLLNYIKISHKV is encoded by the exons ATGAAAGCTCTCCTCGGCCCtcacctctccctctccccgGCCTctccggccgccgccgccgccaccccgCGCCCCTCGCCGCCCGCCGCGTTCCCCGCCGCCCGCCGCGACTGGTGGCGGGGGTGGTCGTGCCCTCGCCGTCTGGCGGCCGCGGCCACGGCCTCGGCGGGCTCGGCGACGATCGGTCACTCGGAGCTCCCGGATTCGGAGGTCCGGAatccttccctctctccttcgTACCGGGACGCGAGGCTCCGGAAGCCGAACCAGGCGGTGCTCGAGGCCCAGGCGAGGGTCTGCACCGGCCCGACGCAGACCAGGCCGCTGAGCGAGGACCAGGCTTTCAAGGTCCTGGACACCATCCTGAGATCAG CCAAAGGAGAACTTAAAAATGAAGAACAAGTGTCCAAAGCACAGATGGGGGCATTCTTTGCAGCTATGACGATACGTGCCAATTCATTTCCTGAGGCAACCCAGTGGAGTGAAGGGGAAACGCGTGCAATGAACACATTCTGGCCAATGTTAGTTCGAGTGCTACCTCCTGATCTGATTTTTATAGCAGATCCTGAAGGTTCTATACTGGGCGTGGGAAGTTCAATTGGACCCCATTACACTGGCAATGATACTAGTGAAATGAGATTGGTTGGTGCTCTCAGAGAAATTTTGGCAGGGGGGCATCTTGGATATGAGGAAGTCCAAGGTGTTCTGAAAGATGTTCTTCccctaaaaataaaagataatttaTCTGAAGGAGTAAGTGAGTCCTTGCTTTCGGCATTTTTAATAGGTCAACGTATGAACAGAGAAACAGATCGTGAGTTAAAAGCATACTGCCTTGCATTTGATGATGAACTTG GTCCTCCTCCTGTTGCTGATGTGAGATCTTTGACTCATTATGGTGAGCCTTATGATGGAAACACCCGTTACTTTAGGAACACGCTGTTCGTGGCTGCTGTTAGATCGTGTTATGGTGAATCTTGCTTGCTTCATGGTGTAGAATGGATGCCACCTAAG GGAGGAATAACGGAAGAGCAAATGTTGAAGTTCATGGGTGCAAATACAAGTTTATCCACTTTGCAGGCAAAAGCACTTCTAGAG GATGAAGAGGCTGGTTTCGCATACATTAGTCAACGTGAAGCTCGACCGTCTCT ATATTCATTAATTGGTTTGAGAGAGCATATAAAAAAGCGCCCCCCACTTGCCACAAGTGAGAAGGTCCAGCAGTATGTGAGG GCTACTGGAAGGGAAGCAATTGTTGCTGGTTTCTATCATGAAGGTTATGAAGAGCCTTTGCTCATGCTTATGAGGAGAAGAGGCATTCAATCTGGCTTGGTGGTCAAG GGTGAGGAAGGAGCGCTTTCCATGACAACAAGATTGCGATCGGCTAGTGTGTCGAAAGGGCTGCCTGTGAACTATTGTTCAGGGTTTCGTTCCTTGAGCACAGCATCTGCTCTTGAAGTTGATG GGGTTTCACGGGAGAGCTTTAGTCTCGAGGTTAATGCTAAGGATTATGGTTTTGAGCCCTCTGATACCCCAAGAACTGACAGATCG ATCTCCAGGAACATAGAGTTGGGTTTAGCAGCTCTCCGTGGAGAAAAAGGACCTGCGTATGATCGAATCGTCTTGAATGCTGGAATGGTGGATCACCTGCTTGGATGCGAGGGAGCAGAAGACATCTCTGTGGCCCTGGAAAGAGCCAGAGAGGCCATCGACAGCGGCAAGGCTCTAAAAAAACTCCTAAACTACATCAAGATCTCCCACAAAGTGTAG